A genomic stretch from Pseudomonas alkylphenolica includes:
- a CDS encoding fimbrial protein, with the protein MKLSTLAGAIMAVSLAATSAVSVAKDQGHGVITFKGAIIDAPCSIAQESQYQTVDMDQIANVALKNGGKSNPTPFKIELRGCELGALKAATATFSGSPSSNPDLLALKGTAQGASLAIADHTGALIKLGTASPAQTLSNGDTYLQFNAYLQGDMVAPEGGGESTAAEIVPGDFETFANFTLAYQ; encoded by the coding sequence ATGAAACTTAGTACGTTGGCCGGCGCGATCATGGCGGTTTCCCTTGCAGCGACTTCTGCTGTCAGTGTTGCCAAAGATCAGGGGCACGGTGTGATTACCTTCAAGGGCGCGATTATTGATGCACCGTGCTCCATCGCTCAAGAGTCGCAATACCAGACTGTCGACATGGATCAGATTGCCAACGTTGCCCTGAAAAACGGCGGCAAATCCAACCCGACCCCCTTCAAGATCGAGCTGCGCGGCTGTGAGCTGGGCGCCCTGAAGGCGGCCACCGCGACCTTTAGCGGTTCGCCTTCATCCAACCCTGACCTGCTGGCGCTCAAAGGTACTGCCCAAGGTGCCAGCCTGGCCATCGCCGACCACACCGGCGCGCTGATCAAGCTTGGCACTGCTTCGCCTGCACAGACGCTGTCCAATGGCGACACCTATCTGCAGTTCAATGCCTACCTGCAAGGCGACATGGTTGCCCCGGAAGGCGGCGGCGAAAGCACTGCGGCCGAAATCGTACCGGGCGACTTCGAGACCTTCGCCAACTTCACCCTCGCTTATCAGTAA
- a CDS encoding fimbrial protein, whose protein sequence is MIRSTALLLMPLFLYAWGQPASAAEAPIGGALKGRVQLAGSIVDSACSIRVGNDNQTVAFKPTALNGLVSGDSSSQQSLSIHISDCISSSASSNSEPAQRFKLAFEGEAEGKYFGIQGGAQGIALQIKDEQGKLISPGMLLEHSSLSSDSLMLNYSLSLVGSGHALEAGDYHATIKLSIQHF, encoded by the coding sequence ATGATTCGTTCAACCGCGCTGCTGCTGATGCCGCTGTTCCTGTACGCCTGGGGCCAGCCCGCCAGTGCTGCTGAGGCGCCGATTGGCGGCGCACTCAAGGGGCGCGTGCAACTGGCCGGGAGCATTGTCGATAGTGCCTGCAGCATCCGCGTGGGTAATGACAATCAGACCGTGGCGTTTAAACCCACCGCACTTAATGGGTTAGTGAGCGGCGATAGTTCATCTCAACAATCCCTGAGCATCCATATCAGCGATTGCATCAGTTCCAGTGCGTCCAGCAATAGCGAGCCTGCACAGCGTTTCAAGCTGGCGTTCGAAGGTGAAGCGGAAGGTAAATACTTCGGTATTCAAGGCGGCGCACAAGGCATTGCATTACAGATAAAAGATGAACAAGGAAAGTTGATTTCACCCGGCATGTTACTTGAGCACAGTTCACTGTCTAGCGACAGCCTGATGCTTAATTACTCGCTGTCACTCGTCGGTAGCGGTCATGCACTGGAAGCAGGCGACTATCACGCCACGATCAAGCTGAGCATTCAGCACTTCTGA
- a CDS encoding outer membrane usher protein gives MDHRKVLATTALCCAATWASAAEEFQFNTDVLDLKDRENLDLGVFASANFIMPGQYSLMVHVNRDTLTEFPVDYFPAEDDPKSSVACLSPALVNELGLKEQVIKSLTWWHAGDCLDLGSVPGMQARGNLGTAGLYLSIPQDQLEYTAANWDPPSRWDDGIAGVLFDYNFNAQTTERKQGKGRSDNLSGNGTTGINLGAWRLRGDWQTQVQRSDDQPSLQQFAWSRFYALRAVPSLRSSLIVGEDYLDSNLFGSFRYTGGNLSSNDNMLPPNLRGYAPEVRGVARTNARVVIRQQGRVLYDTQVPPGAFRIQDLNDAVSGQLDVRVEEQDGSVQEFQMDTASIPYLTRPGTVRYKLAAGKPSDWEHQMDGPAFATGEFSWGVSNGWSLYGGGLGAKDYGSLAVGVGRDLMAFGALSFDVTQSRATLPERNTLSGKSYRASYSKRFDEYDSQVTFAGYRFSEENYLSMNEFIEARRGSEALNQSKELYTATVSKQFRDSGLSLYFNYNHQTYWNSQASDRYSLSLSRYFDVGGLKNLSLSLTTYQNKANGTSDDGAYLSVSIPWGNTGSFSYNSSVNRGESRHSLGYYDRIDERNHYMLSAGKSSSGETASGFLSHDGDQAQVVASASYQAGEYTSAGLSLQGGATLTGQGAALHRSSVMGGTRLLLDTQGVAGVPVRGNGGVTRTNRFGKAVVTDVNSYYRNQASIVLDSLADDVEATQSITQATLTEGAIGYRRFDVIAGHKAMVVIRMADRSAPPFGATAQNRRGQETGIVGEDGSTYLSGMKPGESMSLHWGGSSRCRFTLPDQVQSPERQLELLCQPVSEADNSAA, from the coding sequence GTGGATCACCGTAAGGTACTGGCTACCACGGCGTTGTGCTGTGCCGCGACGTGGGCAAGTGCAGCCGAAGAATTCCAATTCAACACCGATGTACTGGACCTCAAGGATCGCGAGAACCTTGATCTTGGGGTGTTTGCTTCGGCCAACTTCATCATGCCCGGCCAATACAGTCTGATGGTGCACGTGAACCGCGATACATTGACGGAGTTCCCGGTTGACTATTTCCCCGCCGAGGACGACCCAAAAAGCAGCGTTGCCTGCCTGTCGCCGGCGTTGGTCAATGAACTGGGCTTGAAAGAACAGGTGATCAAATCCCTGACTTGGTGGCACGCCGGTGACTGCCTGGACCTGGGCAGCGTTCCCGGCATGCAGGCCCGTGGCAACCTGGGCACTGCGGGGCTGTACCTGAGCATCCCCCAGGACCAGCTGGAATACACCGCGGCCAACTGGGACCCGCCTTCGCGCTGGGATGACGGTATTGCCGGGGTGCTGTTCGATTACAACTTCAACGCCCAGACCACCGAGCGCAAGCAGGGTAAAGGTCGCAGCGACAACCTCAGTGGCAATGGCACCACCGGTATCAACCTGGGCGCCTGGCGCTTGCGCGGCGACTGGCAGACCCAGGTGCAACGAAGTGACGACCAGCCGTCACTACAGCAATTTGCCTGGAGCCGGTTTTATGCGCTGCGCGCCGTGCCGTCGCTGCGCTCGAGCCTGATCGTCGGTGAAGACTATCTGGACTCCAACCTGTTCGGCAGCTTTCGCTACACCGGCGGCAACCTCAGCAGCAACGACAACATGCTGCCACCCAACCTCAGGGGTTATGCCCCGGAAGTCAGGGGTGTGGCACGCACCAACGCGCGCGTGGTGATTCGCCAGCAAGGCCGGGTGCTCTACGACACCCAGGTGCCGCCAGGCGCATTTCGAATCCAGGACCTCAACGATGCGGTCTCTGGCCAACTGGACGTGCGCGTCGAAGAACAGGACGGCAGCGTCCAGGAATTCCAGATGGACACTGCCAGCATTCCCTACCTGACCCGTCCGGGTACGGTGCGCTACAAGCTGGCCGCCGGTAAACCCTCCGATTGGGAGCATCAGATGGATGGCCCGGCCTTCGCCACCGGTGAGTTTTCCTGGGGTGTCAGTAATGGCTGGTCATTGTATGGCGGCGGCCTCGGCGCCAAGGACTACGGCTCCCTGGCCGTGGGTGTGGGCCGCGACCTGATGGCGTTCGGTGCGCTGTCATTCGACGTCACCCAGTCGCGGGCCACCCTGCCGGAGCGCAACACGCTGAGCGGCAAGTCCTACCGTGCCAGCTATTCCAAACGCTTCGATGAGTACGACAGCCAGGTCACCTTCGCTGGCTACCGGTTTTCGGAGGAAAACTACCTGAGCATGAACGAGTTCATCGAAGCCCGGCGCGGCAGCGAGGCGCTGAACCAGAGCAAGGAGCTGTACACCGCGACGGTGAGTAAACAGTTTCGCGACTCCGGGCTCAGCCTGTACTTCAACTACAACCACCAGACCTACTGGAACAGCCAGGCCAGTGATCGCTACAGCCTGTCGTTGTCGCGCTACTTCGATGTCGGCGGCCTGAAGAACCTCAGCCTGTCGCTGACCACCTACCAGAACAAGGCCAACGGCACCTCCGATGACGGTGCCTACCTGTCGGTCAGTATTCCTTGGGGCAACACCGGTTCATTCAGCTACAACTCATCGGTCAATCGTGGCGAAAGCAGGCATAGCCTGGGTTACTACGACCGCATCGATGAGCGTAACCACTACATGCTCAGCGCCGGTAAGTCCTCAAGCGGCGAAACCGCCAGCGGCTTCCTCTCCCATGATGGCGATCAGGCCCAGGTGGTGGCCAGCGCCAGCTACCAGGCCGGTGAGTACACCTCGGCCGGCCTGTCCCTGCAAGGCGGCGCGACCCTGACCGGTCAAGGTGCGGCGCTGCACCGCAGCAGCGTCATGGGCGGCACCCGGTTGCTGCTCGATACCCAGGGCGTGGCCGGCGTGCCGGTGCGCGGCAACGGTGGGGTCACCCGTACCAACCGTTTCGGCAAGGCGGTGGTGACCGACGTCAACAGCTACTACCGCAACCAGGCCAGCATCGTCCTGGACAGCCTGGCCGACGATGTCGAAGCCACCCAGTCAATTACCCAGGCAACCCTGACCGAGGGTGCGATTGGTTATCGCCGTTTCGATGTGATCGCCGGACACAAAGCCATGGTCGTCATTCGCATGGCTGACCGCAGCGCGCCGCCCTTTGGCGCCACCGCGCAGAACCGCCGCGGCCAGGAAACCGGCATTGTCGGCGAAGACGGATCGACTTATCTGAGCGGCATGAAGCCGGGCGAAAGCATGTCGCTGCATTGGGGTGGCAGCTCGCGTTGCCGTTTCACCCTGCCCGACCAGGTGCAATCGCCGGAACGACAACTGGAGCTGCTGTGCCAGCCCGTCAGCGAGGCGGACAACAGCGCCGCTTAA
- a CDS encoding fimbria/pilus periplasmic chaperone, which yields MNTSFKRNTLPLLALIGACTTQTSLAAVSLDRTRVIFTGSEKSVSLSVSNQNTQLPYLAQAWIENEQAEKITSPLVVLPPIQRLEAGTNSQVKIQGLPELGQLPQDRESLFYFNLREIPPRSDKPNTLQIALQTRVKLFYRPAAIAPRAGVNQAPWQEKLTLTRQNDRYLVNNPTPYYVTLIDATPNLKAASATDFKPLMVAPRGQLDLGVSSKALGDKPVLTYVNDYGGRPQLQFSCVTATCTASPVASKR from the coding sequence ATGAACACCAGCTTCAAGCGCAACACCCTGCCCCTGCTCGCCCTGATCGGCGCGTGCACGACACAAACCAGCCTGGCCGCCGTGTCGCTGGACCGCACCCGGGTGATTTTTACCGGCAGCGAGAAATCGGTCAGCCTCAGCGTCAGCAATCAGAACACCCAGCTGCCCTACCTGGCCCAGGCCTGGATCGAAAACGAACAGGCCGAGAAGATCACCAGCCCCCTGGTGGTGCTGCCGCCGATCCAGCGTCTGGAAGCCGGGACCAACAGCCAGGTGAAGATTCAGGGCCTGCCTGAACTAGGCCAGTTGCCGCAGGACCGCGAGTCGCTGTTCTACTTCAACCTGCGTGAGATTCCACCACGCAGCGATAAGCCGAACACCTTGCAGATCGCCCTGCAGACGCGGGTGAAGCTGTTCTATCGCCCTGCGGCAATCGCCCCCAGGGCCGGTGTCAACCAAGCCCCCTGGCAGGAAAAACTGACCCTGACCCGCCAGAACGACCGCTACCTGGTCAACAACCCGACGCCCTACTACGTCACGCTAATCGACGCCACGCCCAACCTCAAGGCCGCCAGCGCAACCGACTTCAAACCCCTGATGGTCGCCCCGCGGGGCCAGCTCGATCTGGGCGTCAGCAGCAAGGCGCTGGGCGACAAGCCGGTGCTCACCTACGTCAATGACTATGGCGGCCGACCGCAGCTGCAGTTCAGCTGTGTTACAGCCACCTGCACCGCCAGCCCCGTTGCCAGCAAACGCTGA
- a CDS encoding fimbrial protein — protein sequence MMPGTRSCLAVLLCSASVSTLSHAAGSPVQSAEFQVTGTLLESACYLDLSSAYQTLSLGELSTARLSRMGDQGTPVALHLKLQGCVRSDGGRRDEQQGTLVWSAIEPVAALAFNAVADADTPDLIKVVGAEGFGLRLVDVQGNNVRLGRIAPAWFVSPGNSQLTYYIRPERTSAPLRPGAFRASLNVNLAYD from the coding sequence ATGATGCCTGGAACCCGTAGCTGTCTGGCAGTCTTGCTCTGCAGCGCCAGTGTCTCGACCTTGTCTCACGCCGCTGGCAGCCCTGTGCAGTCGGCCGAGTTCCAGGTGACCGGGACCTTGCTGGAAAGCGCCTGCTACCTGGACCTCAGCTCCGCCTATCAGACCCTGTCGTTAGGCGAACTGAGCACCGCCCGGCTGTCACGCATGGGTGATCAGGGCACGCCGGTGGCCCTGCATCTCAAGCTGCAAGGCTGTGTGCGCAGCGACGGCGGCCGCCGTGATGAGCAACAGGGCACCCTGGTCTGGAGCGCGATCGAGCCGGTGGCAGCGCTGGCCTTCAACGCGGTGGCCGATGCCGATACCCCCGATCTGATCAAGGTGGTCGGTGCCGAGGGTTTCGGGCTGCGTCTGGTCGATGTGCAAGGCAACAATGTACGCCTGGGCCGCATAGCTCCGGCCTGGTTCGTCTCGCCCGGTAATAGCCAGCTGACCTATTACATCCGGCCTGAGCGCACGTCCGCGCCGCTGCGCCCGGGCGCCTTTCGCGCCAGCCTCAATGTGAACCTGGCATATGACTGA
- a CDS encoding fimbrial protein, producing MTVTRIAMLAVLLGSASSTDAAEQQVVTIKGVVYAAIPCVINKNAPISAPFGDVQTAGIDGSYKTITLEYTLDCSRSTSNELRMQVRGTPASAFNPALLVVPGYDSLGIALKKDGARLAVNTWADFDTRKQPVLQAVLVKRENREIKAGAFKASATLVVDYR from the coding sequence ATGACTGTCACACGTATTGCCATGCTGGCCGTGCTGCTGGGTAGCGCATCTTCGACCGATGCTGCCGAGCAGCAGGTGGTGACGATCAAAGGTGTTGTCTATGCAGCGATTCCTTGCGTGATCAATAAAAACGCCCCCATCAGCGCACCGTTTGGCGATGTGCAAACCGCTGGCATCGATGGCAGTTACAAGACCATCACCCTGGAGTACACACTCGATTGCAGCCGCTCGACGAGTAATGAACTGCGCATGCAGGTGCGCGGTACCCCCGCCTCCGCCTTCAATCCGGCGCTGCTGGTGGTACCCGGCTATGACAGCCTCGGCATCGCCCTTAAAAAGGACGGTGCGCGGCTTGCGGTCAACACCTGGGCAGACTTCGACACCCGCAAACAGCCCGTGCTGCAAGCCGTTCTGGTCAAGCGTGAAAACAGAGAAATCAAAGCCGGCGCGTTCAAGGCCAGCGCAACCCTGGTGGTGGACTATCGATGA
- a CDS encoding fimbrial protein has product MNTLYRKLAILSVAALPLPCIGADNLQFSGTLLAPPGCTVSDKGGRIEVRFQSNIAVNRIDGELYRQAIPYQIECPGAANAGITWHMRLTLKGTDAHFDPAALKTSVNDLGIKVLLGGTPLIPNQPREIDVNASTPPVLEAVPVKLTGAALPSTDFTASALLMAELY; this is encoded by the coding sequence ATGAATACCCTCTATCGCAAGCTGGCAATACTGTCAGTCGCCGCCCTGCCCCTGCCATGCATTGGCGCAGACAACCTGCAATTCAGCGGCACGCTGCTGGCTCCGCCCGGCTGCACCGTCAGCGACAAGGGAGGGCGTATCGAGGTGCGCTTTCAGAGCAATATCGCCGTCAACCGCATCGATGGCGAGCTCTACCGCCAGGCGATTCCCTACCAGATCGAATGCCCGGGTGCCGCCAACGCAGGCATCACATGGCACATGCGCCTGACCCTCAAGGGCACTGACGCCCATTTCGACCCTGCCGCGCTCAAGACCTCGGTGAACGACCTGGGCATCAAGGTACTGCTTGGCGGTACCCCACTGATTCCCAATCAACCCCGAGAGATCGATGTCAACGCATCGACACCGCCAGTGCTGGAAGCCGTACCAGTAAAGCTTACCGGGGCGGCGCTGCCCAGCACCGACTTTACCGCTTCGGCGCTACTGATGGCCGAACTCTACTAG
- a CDS encoding fimbrial protein, translated as MGKWAMTLSVWGAASLWLPALQAAEDNLYFSGTLVNEPCVLAEENELIKLDFKSVIDNDLYLNGRTKGRPIELRLKNCDLDVGKRIVSITFSGNESSEPPGLLVLQSATVQGLLVGLETTAGTALPLNKSHRMGELSSGDNLLNFNAYLQGEPEALANRSLGLGDFEASMTFALSYE; from the coding sequence ATGGGCAAGTGGGCCATGACCCTGAGCGTTTGGGGCGCCGCCAGCCTCTGGTTGCCTGCGCTACAGGCAGCAGAAGACAACCTGTACTTCTCCGGCACCCTGGTGAATGAACCTTGCGTGCTGGCCGAGGAGAATGAGCTGATCAAACTGGACTTCAAAAGCGTGATCGACAACGACCTCTACCTCAACGGCAGAACCAAGGGCCGCCCCATCGAGCTGCGCCTGAAGAACTGCGATCTGGACGTCGGTAAACGCATAGTCAGCATCACCTTCAGTGGTAACGAAAGCAGCGAACCACCCGGGCTGCTGGTGCTGCAAAGCGCGACCGTCCAAGGCCTGCTGGTGGGGCTGGAGACGACCGCCGGCACGGCCTTGCCGTTGAACAAGAGCCACCGCATGGGCGAACTGAGCAGCGGCGACAATCTGCTCAACTTCAATGCCTACCTGCAAGGCGAACCCGAGGCGCTAGCCAATCGCAGCCTCGGACTGGGCGACTTCGAAGCCTCCATGACCTTTGCCTTGAGTTACGAGTGA
- a CDS encoding MrpH family fimbial adhesin, whose amino-acid sequence MKKPYPTVLRSALAAVLFGATALQAHAIIITTTESQYEPGGVRYHFTVSGWSSGAAGMPSPCVSDDYRKTICNISISAYKGAGSSAAVGSYDTTWHVPVRRGSESMTNLLWDMEREGFRIPHSGSILVPNNSVKDAVCIAFGRSTTGPNLGGAVDPFGPCTRVVAPRLMCEIKGDNNINHKNLPDNALDRAQASTQLSLQCRGPASVTVSASRTNTFGVRLRDDGSLYSKITVNGKDATAGVNVAVADGRNTPLDITSTLSTRGTVTPGPFSGSTVITVSPP is encoded by the coding sequence ATGAAAAAGCCTTACCCAACGGTGCTGCGCAGCGCCCTGGCAGCGGTCCTGTTCGGCGCTACCGCACTCCAGGCACACGCTATCATCATTACAACAACGGAAAGTCAGTATGAACCGGGGGGCGTACGCTATCACTTCACAGTAAGCGGCTGGAGTTCGGGCGCGGCAGGAATGCCGAGCCCGTGCGTATCCGACGACTATCGTAAAACCATTTGTAACATTTCGATAAGCGCGTACAAAGGTGCCGGGAGCTCCGCCGCAGTAGGATCCTACGACACAACTTGGCATGTGCCGGTTCGCCGAGGCAGCGAGTCGATGACCAACCTGCTATGGGATATGGAGCGTGAAGGTTTTCGAATACCCCACAGCGGATCGATTCTGGTCCCGAATAATTCCGTCAAAGATGCAGTCTGCATCGCGTTCGGCCGTTCGACGACCGGCCCCAACCTTGGTGGCGCAGTTGATCCGTTCGGCCCCTGCACCCGAGTCGTTGCACCGAGGCTGATGTGCGAGATCAAGGGCGATAACAACATCAACCATAAAAACCTGCCCGACAATGCGCTGGACCGGGCGCAAGCCTCGACCCAGCTCAGTCTGCAATGCCGGGGCCCGGCCAGCGTGACCGTCTCGGCCTCCAGAACAAACACTTTTGGCGTACGCCTCAGGGACGACGGCAGCCTGTACTCGAAGATCACTGTCAACGGCAAGGACGCCACAGCGGGCGTCAATGTGGCGGTTGCAGACGGCCGGAACACCCCGCTGGATATCACCTCGACCTTGAGTACCCGCGGAACAGTGACCCCGGGGCCGTTTTCCGGCTCCACGGTGATCACTGTTTCTCCGCCTTGA
- a CDS encoding purine-cytosine permease family protein codes for MTTATSAPLIEKHTIGYVPPQDRHGKVRDLFTLWFGGNIAPLPIVTGALGVQLFGLNLVWGIIAILVGHLVGGVLMALHSAQGPQMGIPQMIQSRAQFGSLGALLVVVIAGVMYIGFFASNIVLAGKSLHGVVDSVPVPVGIVIGALGSGIIGIIGYRFIHVLNRIGTWVLGVGIVLGFGYILTHIQTADFLTRGSFNISGWLATVSLAALWQIAFAPYVSDYSRYLPQDVGVASTFWATYLGSALGSSLSFVFGAVAVLATPAGMDTMDAVKLATGSIGPLMLVLFLLSVISHNALNLYGAVLSLITLVQTFAHRWIPTAKSRAVLSLVVLSGCCVAAVGASADFIGHFVDMVLALLVVLVPWTAINLIDFYAIHKGKYDIGSIFRVDGGIYGRYNPQALLAYAIGIVVQIPFMNTPLYVGSVSAYIDGADLSWLVGLLVTSPLYYWLASRDSAYRRRQMSMQLAMR; via the coding sequence ATGACCACCGCAACATCCGCTCCGCTTATCGAAAAACACACGATCGGATACGTGCCCCCACAAGATCGCCATGGAAAGGTGAGAGACCTGTTTACCCTCTGGTTCGGCGGCAACATCGCGCCGCTGCCGATTGTCACCGGCGCCCTGGGCGTGCAGCTGTTCGGGCTGAACCTGGTCTGGGGCATCATCGCCATCCTCGTTGGCCATCTGGTCGGCGGCGTGCTGATGGCCCTGCATTCGGCGCAAGGCCCGCAGATGGGCATTCCGCAGATGATCCAGAGCCGGGCCCAGTTCGGCTCCTTGGGTGCGCTGCTGGTGGTGGTGATTGCCGGGGTGATGTACATCGGCTTCTTCGCTTCCAACATCGTCCTGGCCGGCAAGTCGCTGCATGGCGTGGTCGACAGCGTGCCGGTGCCGGTAGGTATCGTCATCGGCGCCCTGGGCTCGGGGATCATCGGCATCATTGGCTACCGCTTCATCCATGTGCTCAACCGTATTGGCACCTGGGTGCTCGGCGTGGGCATCGTGCTGGGCTTCGGCTACATCCTGACCCACATCCAGACCGCTGACTTCCTCACCCGTGGCAGCTTCAACATCTCTGGTTGGCTGGCGACGGTATCGCTGGCGGCGCTCTGGCAGATCGCCTTTGCCCCGTATGTCTCGGACTACTCGCGCTACCTGCCGCAGGACGTTGGTGTGGCGTCGACCTTCTGGGCCACCTACCTGGGTTCGGCGCTGGGTTCGAGCCTGTCGTTCGTGTTCGGTGCGGTGGCGGTGCTGGCCACTCCGGCGGGCATGGACACCATGGATGCAGTGAAACTGGCCACCGGCAGCATCGGCCCGTTGATGCTGGTGCTGTTCCTGCTCAGCGTGATCAGCCATAACGCCCTCAACCTGTATGGCGCGGTGCTGTCACTGATCACCCTGGTGCAGACCTTCGCCCACCGCTGGATCCCTACGGCCAAAAGCCGGGCGGTGCTGTCGCTGGTGGTGCTCAGCGGTTGCTGCGTGGCGGCGGTTGGCGCCTCGGCGGACTTTATCGGGCACTTTGTCGATATGGTCCTGGCCCTGTTGGTGGTGCTGGTGCCGTGGACGGCGATCAACCTGATCGACTTCTATGCGATTCACAAGGGCAAGTACGACATCGGTTCGATCTTCCGGGTCGATGGCGGTATCTATGGGCGCTACAACCCGCAGGCATTGCTGGCTTATGCCATCGGTATCGTGGTGCAGATTCCGTTCATGAACACACCGTTGTATGTCGGTTCGGTCTCGGCGTATATCGATGGTGCCGACTTGTCCTGGCTGGTTGGTTTGCTGGTGACCTCGCCGCTGTATTACTGGCTGGCAAGCCGGGATTCGGCGTATCGCCGCCGGCAGATGTCGATGCAGTTGGCCATGCGTTAA
- a CDS encoding AraC family transcriptional regulator → MDSVIHQAPGHPGVRLIDARYQQFAFPRHFHLEYHIGLMVAGQQRYAAGGEHQLAGAGDILLMAPEHVHDGASANDQGYGIRILTLDPVWLAEVSRDFSDGRQGLPTLNAAQLRHPQLQQLLNGLHRQQDSLAFQSQLWEALALLLGLGSTLKVSEPGNGFDPQRWRQLRDWLESRLDQPPGLEEMAMFVDLSPWQLLRRFRNHCGLPPQQWLTQLRLERALPRVLAGQSLSAIALDLGFYDQAHFSRLFRRTYGAPPRALQAKKAPGNIF, encoded by the coding sequence TTGGATAGCGTCATCCATCAAGCCCCCGGGCATCCAGGCGTACGCCTGATCGATGCGCGCTACCAGCAATTTGCCTTTCCGCGGCACTTTCACCTGGAGTATCACATCGGCCTGATGGTCGCCGGCCAGCAGCGCTATGCCGCGGGCGGCGAGCATCAGCTGGCCGGGGCAGGGGACATCCTGCTGATGGCGCCGGAGCATGTTCACGACGGCGCCAGTGCCAACGACCAGGGCTATGGCATTCGCATCCTGACCCTTGACCCGGTTTGGCTGGCCGAGGTCAGCCGTGACTTCAGCGACGGCCGCCAGGGCTTGCCGACCCTCAACGCCGCGCAGTTACGTCATCCGCAGCTGCAACAGCTGCTCAATGGTTTGCACCGGCAGCAGGACTCGCTGGCATTTCAGAGTCAGCTGTGGGAAGCCCTGGCGTTGTTGCTCGGGCTGGGCTCCACGCTCAAGGTCAGTGAGCCTGGCAACGGCTTCGATCCGCAGCGATGGCGACAGCTGCGCGACTGGCTGGAATCACGCCTGGATCAGCCGCCAGGTCTTGAAGAAATGGCCATGTTCGTTGATTTGAGCCCCTGGCAACTACTGCGCCGCTTTCGCAATCATTGCGGGCTGCCACCCCAACAATGGCTGACCCAGCTACGCCTGGAACGGGCCTTGCCACGGGTGCTGGCGGGCCAGTCACTGAGCGCGATTGCCCTGGACCTGGGCTTCTACGACCAAGCGCATTTCAGCCGTTTGTTCCGCCGCACTTATGGCGCGCCGCCGCGTGCTCTGCAGGCGAAAAAAGCGCCCGGCAATATTTTTTAA
- a CDS encoding pyridoxal-phosphate dependent enzyme yields the protein MSLHIETPLLASRPLSLASGLDVWLKLEALQPSGSFKLRGIGAACEAYAKQGKRRFVSSSGGNAGIAVAYAGRCLGLAVTVVVPETTTERAKQLIRQEQAEVIVHGKAWHEANALALSLLGDDDAYIHPFDDPLLWQGHASMIDEVAASGFKPDAVVLSVGGGGLFSGVCEGLARNGWGQVPVFAVETAGAASLAATMAQKQLVALDSVNTVATSLAAKQVCQRAFQWTQERPVHSHVISDREALDACERFLADQRILVEPACGAALALAYAPTEALKQYQKVLVIVCGGVTATIDQIRQWRAAC from the coding sequence ATGAGCCTGCATATCGAAACCCCGCTGCTGGCATCCCGCCCGCTGAGCCTGGCCAGTGGCCTGGACGTCTGGCTGAAACTGGAAGCCTTGCAGCCTTCGGGCTCGTTCAAGTTGCGCGGTATTGGCGCTGCCTGTGAGGCCTATGCCAAACAGGGCAAGCGCCGTTTCGTGTCGTCGTCAGGCGGTAATGCCGGGATCGCCGTCGCCTACGCCGGTCGCTGTCTGGGCCTGGCAGTTACTGTGGTGGTGCCGGAAACCACCACCGAGCGGGCCAAACAGCTGATCCGCCAGGAGCAGGCCGAAGTCATTGTCCACGGCAAAGCCTGGCATGAGGCCAACGCCCTGGCGCTGTCGTTGCTGGGTGACGACGATGCCTACATCCATCCCTTCGATGACCCGCTGCTCTGGCAGGGCCATGCCAGCATGATCGATGAAGTCGCCGCCAGCGGCTTCAAGCCGGATGCCGTGGTGCTCTCGGTTGGCGGGGGCGGGTTGTTCTCCGGCGTTTGTGAAGGCCTGGCCCGCAATGGCTGGGGGCAGGTGCCGGTGTTCGCGGTAGAAACCGCAGGTGCCGCCTCGCTGGCTGCCACCATGGCGCAGAAGCAGCTGGTCGCGCTGGACAGCGTCAACACCGTGGCCACGTCCCTGGCAGCCAAGCAGGTGTGCCAGCGTGCGTTCCAGTGGACGCAGGAGCGTCCGGTGCATAGCCACGTGATCAGCGACCGCGAGGCACTCGATGCTTGCGAGCGGTTCCTTGCTGACCAGCGCATTCTGGTCGAGCCGGCCTGCGGTGCGGCGTTGGCCTTGGCTTATGCGCCAACAGAAGCGCTCAAGCAGTATCAGAAGGTGCTGGTGATCGTCTGTGGCGGCGTCACCGCGACCATCGATCAGATCCGCCAGTGGCGGGCGGCCTGCTAG